A genomic segment from Equus przewalskii isolate Varuska chromosome X, EquPr2, whole genome shotgun sequence encodes:
- the LOC103543491 gene encoding small ribosomal subunit protein eS1-like, with protein sequence MAGSKNEHLPRSSKKGAKKKAVDQISKKDWYDMKAPAMFNIRNIGKTLVTRTQGTKIASDGLKGGVFEMSLADLQNDEVAFRKFKLITEDVQGKRCLINFRSMGLSCDIAFETTFYLLAILPDMVDSLPDISELLADLSHFLTSLEPLLTETS encoded by the coding sequence ATGGCAGGCAGCAAGAATGAGCACCTTCCGAGAAGCAGCaaaaagggagccaagaagaaAGCAGTTGATCAGATTTCTAAGAAAGATTGGTATGATATGAAAGCACCAGCTATgtttaatataagaaatattggaaaaacaCTAGTCACGAGAACTCAAGGCACGAAAATTGCTTCTGATGGCTTGAAGGGTGGTGTTTTTGAAATGAGCCTTGCTGATCTGCAGAATGATGAAGTTGCATTTAGAAAATTCAAGCTAATTACTGAGGATGTTCAGGGCAAGCGCTGCCTGATTAATTTCCGTAGCATGGGTCTTAGCTGTGACATTGCATTTGAAACAACTTTTTACTTGCTTGCAATTCTTCCTGACATGGTTGACAGTCTTCCTGACATATCTGAGCTGCTTGCTGACCTGAGCCACTTTCTGACCTCTTTGGAACCATTACTGACTGAGACCTCCTAA